In Anaerolineae bacterium, one genomic interval encodes:
- the guaB gene encoding IMP dehydrogenase produces MTENSFQAQAYTFDDVLLLPGYSEVLPGEVNLQTRLVRDIRLNIPLVSAAMDTVSEARLAIALAREGGLGIIHRNMPIADQSAHVDRVKRSEAGMITNPITLHPHNTLAEAEALMARYHISGIPITSPEKEGLLVGILTNRDIRFTENWDDPIEKYMTSQSLVTASIGTTLEEAKRILQQHKIEKLPLVDKNGYLKGLITVKDISKKRDYPLAAVDEQGRLRVGAGLGVGHDYQERLAALVEAQVDVIAVDTAHGHSKKVLAAIDWIRSSYPHLPVIGGNVATAAGTRALIEAGAEAVKVGVGAGSICTTRVVAGVGMPQLTAIMECAKTAREYNIPIIADGGIKYSGDAVKALAGGAAAVMLGSMLAGVEESPGEIIVSEGRPYKDYRGMGSLGAMSQFSKDRYGSGQTSDSGKTVPEGVEGRVPYKGKLADFVFQFVGGIRSGMGYVGAASLDKLQAKAKFVPISNAGLLESHPHSVVLTKEAPNYSPRK; encoded by the coding sequence ATGACCGAGAACTCTTTTCAAGCCCAGGCCTATACCTTTGACGACGTGCTGTTGCTGCCCGGCTATTCCGAAGTGCTGCCGGGAGAAGTCAACCTGCAAACCCGCCTGGTGCGGGACATCCGGCTCAACATTCCCCTGGTGTCGGCGGCCATGGACACGGTTAGCGAGGCCCGGCTGGCCATTGCCCTGGCCCGCGAGGGAGGGCTGGGCATCATTCACCGCAACATGCCCATTGCCGACCAGTCCGCCCACGTGGACCGGGTGAAACGCTCCGAGGCCGGCATGATCACCAACCCCATCACCCTGCATCCCCACAATACCCTGGCCGAAGCCGAAGCGTTGATGGCCCGTTACCATATCTCCGGCATCCCCATCACCTCGCCCGAAAAAGAAGGCTTGTTGGTGGGTATTTTGACCAACCGGGACATTCGTTTTACCGAAAATTGGGACGACCCCATTGAAAAATATATGACCAGCCAAAGCCTGGTTACGGCGTCCATCGGCACCACCCTGGAAGAAGCCAAACGCATTTTGCAACAGCACAAAATTGAAAAGCTGCCCCTGGTTGATAAAAACGGTTATCTCAAAGGGCTGATCACGGTAAAGGACATCAGCAAAAAACGCGACTATCCCCTGGCCGCCGTTGACGAGCAGGGCCGGTTGCGGGTGGGGGCCGGGCTTGGTGTAGGCCACGATTACCAGGAGCGCCTGGCAGCCTTGGTTGAGGCCCAGGTAGATGTGATTGCCGTAGACACGGCCCACGGCCACTCCAAAAAAGTGCTGGCCGCCATTGACTGGATCCGCTCCAGCTACCCTCACCTGCCGGTGATTGGCGGCAACGTGGCCACCGCCGCAGGCACTCGCGCCCTGATTGAGGCCGGGGCTGAAGCCGTCAAAGTTGGGGTGGGAGCCGGGTCAATCTGCACCACTCGCGTGGTGGCCGGGGTAGGCATGCCGCAACTGACGGCGATTATGGAGTGCGCCAAAACGGCGCGAGAATACAATATTCCCATCATCGCCGACGGCGGCATCAAATACTCCGGCGACGCGGTGAAAGCCCTGGCCGGAGGCGCAGCCGCGGTGATGCTGGGCAGCATGTTGGCCGGGGTGGAGGAGTCGCCCGGCGAGATCATTGTCTCCGAAGGCCGGCCCTATAAAGACTATCGGGGGATGGGCAGTTTGGGCGCCATGAGTCAATTCAGCAAAGACCGCTACGGCAGCGGCCAAACGTCGGATAGCGGCAAAACCGTGCCCGAAGGCGTGGAAGGGCGCGTGCCCTACAAAGGCAAACTGGCTGACTTTGTGTTTCAATTTGTCGGCGGGATTCGCTCCGGCATGGGTTACGTGGGCGCGGCCTCTCTGGACAAATTGCAGGCCAAGGCCAAGTTTGTGCCTATCAGCAATGCCGGCCTGTTGGAAAGTCATCCGCACAGTGTGGTGCTGACCAAAGAAGCGCCAAATTATAGCCCTCGCAAATAA
- a CDS encoding ABC transporter permease, whose protein sequence is MQTYWGAVGAKLLHDKITMAALFLGLFMVAITLAAPWIGHHLLGFDPTDTNLRNRKAPPTWFAEGWAKFQDFSRTCQGSSGCAWPMLPAIVPAMVSDAVSGFGDCLEAGPGECHWLGTDMAGRDVLTRAVYGGRISLRIGAYVASISIILGVTVGLISGYYAATFVDDIVNAVIMTLGSIPLLFLLIILAGTFPIFRSPEGLAFLLGIFGWMGVSRLIRGQIFSIREREYIAASRAIGSSIWRIMFRHMLPNVTSIIIVIAIFDIAGAIIAEAGLSYLGVGIGPPNPSWGNMMQGSLGNFTDAPWLVLTPGLFIFLTTLSIYLIGDGLRDALDPWVKNE, encoded by the coding sequence GTGCAAACTTACTGGGGCGCGGTGGGGGCCAAACTCCTGCACGACAAAATAACTATGGCGGCGCTCTTCTTGGGTCTTTTTATGGTGGCTATCACCCTGGCCGCGCCCTGGATTGGCCACCACCTCCTGGGCTTTGACCCTACCGATACCAATTTACGCAACCGCAAAGCTCCACCCACCTGGTTTGCAGAGGGCTGGGCCAAATTTCAAGATTTCAGCCGCACCTGCCAGGGTAGCAGCGGCTGCGCCTGGCCCATGTTACCGGCCATCGTCCCCGCAATGGTGTCCGACGCCGTCTCCGGCTTTGGCGACTGCCTGGAGGCCGGCCCGGGCGAATGTCATTGGCTGGGCACCGATATGGCCGGCCGGGACGTCTTGACCCGCGCCGTCTACGGCGGGCGGATTTCATTGCGCATTGGCGCTTACGTGGCCTCCATCTCCATTATTTTGGGCGTCACCGTGGGCCTCATCAGTGGCTATTACGCCGCCACCTTTGTTGACGATATTGTCAATGCCGTGATTATGACCCTGGGCAGTATCCCCCTACTGTTCCTGCTGATCATTTTGGCCGGCACCTTCCCCATTTTTCGCAGCCCCGAAGGATTGGCGTTTTTGCTGGGTATTTTCGGCTGGATGGGCGTATCGCGCCTGATTCGGGGCCAAATCTTCTCTATCCGCGAGCGAGAATACATTGCCGCCAGCCGGGCCATTGGCTCGTCAATCTGGCGGATCATGTTCCGCCATATGCTGCCCAACGTGACCTCCATCATCATCGTCATCGCCATCTTTGACATTGCCGGAGCCATCATTGCTGAAGCGGGCCTCAGTTACCTGGGCGTCGGCATTGGGCCGCCTAACCCCAGTTGGGGCAATATGATGCAGGGGTCGCTGGGCAACTTCACCGACGCCCCCTGGCTGGTGCTGACCCCCGGCCTGTTCATCTTCTTGACTACGCTCTCCATCTATCTTATTGGCGATGGTTTGCGTGACGCGCTGGATCCATGGGTCAAAAATGAATAA
- a CDS encoding ABC transporter permease: MTRYIVRRSIQSFFLMLLATLIGFTIYQMAPGGPIQFLDDDPRVTSADYNRLARLYGLDRSIPMQYIAWLTGEDWLPRSPTWRSGRCLNDADRCSRGIIRLDFGRSFSYKGRSTIEVIAERIPASFALGLASLIVGVVGGVPLGIYAALRRGKLPDHVIRVFTVLLNAVPHWWLGLLLLIFLGGYLRLVPLGGMQTIGDGSLLDRLHHLILPATVAAIGGWIGYSRILRFEMLEVLNQDYVRTARAKGLSERLVLWRHVLRNALMPFVTGLSGIFLLILSGSVLFEMVFSWPGMGRLFIAAVNARDYPVMMALFVIGSFLGILGILMVDILYSFVDPRVKYDITK, translated from the coding sequence ATGACTCGTTACATCGTCCGGCGCAGCATCCAATCTTTCTTTTTAATGCTGTTAGCCACTCTGATTGGCTTTACTATCTATCAAATGGCTCCCGGCGGTCCCATCCAATTTTTGGATGACGACCCCAGGGTCACCAGCGCCGATTACAATCGCCTGGCCCGACTCTATGGCCTGGATCGCTCCATCCCGATGCAATATATCGCCTGGCTGACGGGTGAAGATTGGTTGCCCCGCAGCCCAACCTGGCGCAGCGGCCGCTGCCTCAACGATGCCGACCGGTGTAGCCGGGGCATTATTCGCCTGGATTTTGGCCGGTCCTTCTCCTACAAAGGGCGGTCAACCATCGAGGTGATTGCCGAACGGATTCCGGCCAGTTTCGCCCTGGGACTGGCCAGCCTGATTGTGGGCGTGGTGGGAGGCGTGCCGTTGGGCATTTACGCCGCGCTGAGACGCGGCAAACTGCCCGACCATGTTATCCGCGTTTTCACGGTGCTGCTCAACGCTGTGCCCCATTGGTGGTTGGGCCTGCTGTTGCTTATTTTCCTGGGCGGTTATCTCCGCCTGGTGCCCCTGGGGGGGATGCAGACCATCGGCGATGGTTCGCTGTTGGATCGCCTGCATCACCTGATTTTACCGGCCACAGTAGCGGCCATTGGCGGCTGGATTGGCTATTCGCGGATCCTGCGCTTTGAAATGTTGGAAGTATTGAACCAGGATTACGTGCGCACCGCCCGGGCCAAAGGGCTATCCGAACGGTTGGTGCTCTGGCGCCACGTGCTGCGCAACGCCTTGATGCCCTTTGTCACCGGTCTCAGCGGCATTTTCCTGCTCATTTTGTCCGGCTCGGTATTATTTGAAATGGTCTTTTCCTGGCCGGGGATGGGCCGCCTCTTTATTGCCGCGGTCAACGCCCGCGATTACCCGGTGATGATGGCCTTGTTTGTCATCGGTTCCTTCCTGGGTATTTTGGGCATTCTAATGGTTGACATTCTGTACAGTTTTGTTGACCCGCGCGTTAAATACGACATTACCAAATAA